Proteins found in one Acidobacteriota bacterium genomic segment:
- a CDS encoding TIGR00730 family Rossman fold protein: MAKVKSRVSGGQPTPAGPPTGKHVCVYLGGHLGRDEQFRDEADALGRMMAAEGIGLVYGGASIGLMGVLANAALDEGGYVTGVIPRQLSYQELAHEGLSRIVEVNTMHERKHLMQSLVQGCLALPGGYGTTEEIFEALTWSQVPVEMHEKPCVFANINGYFDHMFSFLDHAVEQGLLLPHNRNLAMQAPTATGALQKIQNAWAEEEQAILDVIKSYEA, translated from the coding sequence ATGGCAAAGGTCAAGAGCCGGGTAAGTGGGGGGCAGCCGACGCCAGCCGGGCCACCTACGGGCAAGCACGTCTGCGTCTATCTTGGCGGACACCTAGGGCGGGACGAGCAATTCCGCGATGAGGCCGACGCCCTGGGTCGCATGATGGCCGCCGAGGGAATAGGCCTCGTATACGGCGGTGCGAGCATCGGTCTGATGGGCGTGCTCGCCAACGCCGCCCTCGACGAAGGCGGTTATGTCACCGGCGTGATCCCCCGGCAATTGTCGTACCAGGAGCTTGCTCACGAAGGGCTGAGCCGCATCGTCGAAGTCAACACGATGCACGAACGGAAGCACCTGATGCAGAGTCTCGTCCAGGGATGCCTGGCCCTGCCCGGTGGGTACGGCACGACCGAGGAGATCTTCGAAGCGCTGACGTGGTCCCAGGTTCCGGTCGAAATGCACGAGAAGCCGTGCGTGTTTGCGAACATCAACGGTTACTTCGATCACATGTTCAGTTTCCTCGACCACGCCGTCGAGCAAGGACTACTGCTGCCCCACAATCGCAACCTTGCCATGCAGGCGCCGACCGCCACGGGAGCACTGCAGAAGATCCAGAACGCCTGGGCCGAGGAGGAACAGGCGATTCTCGACGTGATCAAGTCCTACGAGGCGTGA
- a CDS encoding site-specific DNA-methyltransferase, with product MQYAFASDADQRLTLTEFVRELEGWRRYGKATTVSEYAGVPVIANEFWTSRQRAAHSLHEISYRACFKPQLPRFFITRLTNPDDVVFDPFMGRGTTLLEAALHGRQPLGNDVNPLSRLLLEPRLDPPSIEAVVDRLSALSLDDPAAPPDGFDVFFHERTLNQICRLREYLRERRAGGSTDAVDRWIQMVAINRLTGHSPGFFSVYTLPPNQATTIERQRKTNARRNQRPEYRDVADLIRRKTRSLLRDVPRQAPAERNGGFFEQPVGEPFAYDGPPVTLAVTSPPFLDVVNYRSDNWMRCWFAGVDPEEVEITQTGNLEAWRSLVRETLENVASMASHDSVFAFEVGEVRSGSLLLDRVVVDVARDTPWEPVCVVVNEQAFTKTSNTWGVRNNRAGTNSNRIVVMRRG from the coding sequence ATGCAGTACGCGTTCGCTTCGGACGCCGACCAACGCCTGACGCTGACTGAATTCGTGCGCGAGCTGGAGGGCTGGCGCCGGTACGGCAAGGCAACGACCGTGTCGGAGTACGCCGGCGTGCCCGTCATCGCGAACGAGTTCTGGACGTCCAGGCAGCGGGCCGCGCACTCCCTGCACGAGATCTCCTACCGCGCATGCTTCAAGCCGCAACTGCCACGCTTCTTCATCACGCGCCTGACGAACCCGGATGACGTGGTCTTCGATCCGTTCATGGGACGGGGAACGACGCTGCTGGAAGCCGCGCTGCACGGGCGGCAGCCCCTGGGAAACGACGTCAACCCGCTGTCTCGCCTCCTGCTCGAACCGAGGCTGGACCCACCATCGATAGAGGCCGTCGTCGATCGCCTGAGCGCGCTGTCGCTGGACGACCCGGCGGCGCCTCCCGACGGCTTCGATGTCTTCTTCCACGAGCGTACGCTGAACCAGATTTGCCGTTTGCGGGAGTACCTGCGCGAACGTCGTGCCGGCGGTTCGACCGATGCTGTCGATCGCTGGATCCAGATGGTCGCCATCAACCGGCTGACTGGACATTCCCCGGGGTTTTTCTCCGTCTACACGCTGCCGCCGAACCAGGCAACCACCATCGAACGGCAGCGCAAGACCAACGCGCGCCGCAATCAGCGGCCGGAGTACCGCGATGTCGCCGATCTGATTCGCCGCAAGACGCGTTCGCTCCTGCGCGACGTGCCGCGCCAGGCGCCGGCGGAGCGGAACGGCGGGTTCTTCGAACAACCGGTCGGAGAACCGTTCGCCTACGACGGACCTCCGGTAACGCTCGCCGTCACGTCGCCGCCGTTCCTCGATGTCGTCAACTACCGGTCGGACAACTGGATGCGGTGCTGGTTCGCGGGCGTCGATCCCGAGGAGGTCGAGATCACGCAGACCGGCAATCTGGAGGCATGGCGCTCGCTCGTGCGGGAGACGCTCGAGAACGTAGCCTCGATGGCGTCCCACGACAGCGTCTTCGCGTTCGAAGTGGGCGAGGTTCGTAGCGGGTCGCTGCTGCTGGATCGTGTGGTCGTGGACGTGGCGCGGGACACGCCCTGGGAACCCGTCTGTGTCGTCGTGAACGAGCAGGCGTTCACCAAGACGTCCAACACCTGGGGCGTCCGCAACAACCGGGCCGGCACCAATTCCAACCGAATCGTCGTCATGCGGCGTGGTTGA
- a CDS encoding alpha-hydroxy-acid oxidizing protein encodes MAGRDRRPLTGPVTGPLGEQRMAERRLDRRHPDPGTSRREFFKFLAASPLLGLAASGLPASWQRALAHEAERGAAPGSAALQCRACGTEIIPSLEQPRFGAAQEPQLPPQNAIEDQLTGQMIESPDEAINVWDFERVAHANNLPQHWDYLHMGVDDYETRRANREGFQRLMLRPRRLGGEELPELDTSAEFYGRRWASPLFLCPVASLEAYHTQGESGAARAAGARDILQMQSHQSSQSYVEIAEARGEPHWFQIYTVPDWNVNKRVIDRVASAGCPALVWTIDLLGGSNRELQRRTLAGEGYESVLCQNCHQHHPDYLRPMRAGLEGPEGERYPYTWDYIKRLKDASDMKLILKGIMTAEGAEQAIEHGADGIFVSNHGGRAVNSMWSSIDSLPEVVGAVRGRVPVFIDSGVRRGTDLFKAVALGADGVGIGRPYVWGLGAFGEDGVTKVIDLIHAEFRIAMRQTRTTSVEQITSRFVMEAKNPIMMRDNSFGFGL; translated from the coding sequence ATGGCCGGCCGCGATCGCCGGCCGCTTACCGGCCCCGTCACGGGCCCGCTAGGAGAGCAGAGGATGGCCGAACGCAGACTGGACCGACGTCACCCCGATCCCGGAACGAGCCGGCGGGAGTTCTTCAAGTTTCTGGCCGCCAGCCCCTTGCTGGGCCTGGCTGCGTCGGGTCTGCCGGCAAGCTGGCAGCGCGCCCTTGCCCATGAGGCCGAGCGCGGCGCGGCGCCCGGATCCGCGGCGCTGCAGTGCCGGGCTTGCGGGACGGAGATCATCCCTTCACTGGAACAGCCTCGTTTCGGGGCCGCCCAGGAACCGCAACTGCCTCCCCAGAACGCCATCGAGGATCAGTTGACGGGGCAGATGATCGAGTCGCCGGACGAAGCCATCAACGTCTGGGACTTCGAGCGCGTGGCGCATGCCAACAACCTGCCCCAGCACTGGGACTACCTGCACATGGGAGTCGACGACTACGAAACGAGGCGTGCCAACCGGGAAGGATTCCAGCGCCTGATGCTTCGTCCCCGGCGGCTCGGCGGCGAGGAGTTGCCGGAGCTCGACACCTCGGCCGAGTTCTATGGCCGGCGCTGGGCCTCTCCCCTCTTTCTCTGTCCGGTCGCGAGTCTCGAGGCCTATCACACGCAGGGCGAGAGCGGCGCCGCGCGGGCGGCCGGGGCGAGAGACATCCTGCAGATGCAGTCGCATCAGAGCTCGCAGTCATACGTGGAGATCGCCGAGGCCCGCGGCGAGCCGCACTGGTTCCAGATCTACACGGTGCCCGACTGGAACGTGAACAAGCGGGTCATCGACCGCGTCGCCAGCGCGGGCTGCCCCGCCCTGGTATGGACCATCGACCTGCTGGGCGGCAGCAACCGCGAGTTGCAGCGACGCACGCTGGCGGGCGAGGGTTACGAGTCGGTGCTCTGCCAGAACTGCCACCAGCACCATCCGGACTACCTGCGGCCGATGCGGGCCGGCCTGGAGGGCCCCGAAGGCGAGCGCTATCCCTACACTTGGGACTACATCAAGCGCCTCAAGGACGCGAGCGACATGAAGCTCATCCTGAAGGGCATCATGACCGCCGAGGGCGCCGAGCAGGCGATCGAGCACGGCGCGGACGGGATCTTCGTGTCGAATCACGGCGGCCGGGCGGTGAACAGCATGTGGTCGTCGATCGACTCGTTGCCCGAGGTCGTCGGCGCGGTCCGGGGCCGGGTGCCGGTCTTCATCGACAGCGGCGTCCGTCGGGGCACCGACCTGTTCAAGGCGGTCGCGCTCGGGGCCGACGGGGTGGGGATTGGCCGCCCCTACGTGTGGGGTCTCGGCGCCTTCGGAGAGGACGGCGTCACCAAGGTGATCGACCTGATCCACGCGGAGTTCCGGATTGCCATGCGGCAGACGCGGACGACGTCGGTCGAGCAGATCACGTCCCGCTTCGTCATGGAGGCCAAGAACCCCATCATGATGCGTGACAACAGCTTCGGCTTCGGGTTGTGA
- a CDS encoding YceI family protein yields the protein MMGPIGPRPAAQRGGHRMLVARRTGFLLRSVTGAALGLALLAGSEAAAQSTVEFTVSGTSTVRGWTCSVSGTADVASGSSAPAPGFDSGVQSATLTVQVADFECPDETMTEHLQEAMKPEEFAEITFELESYEASGAGAQASGALTIHDVTTPVTFPISLTPAASGVEIAGEVTLDMTTYGVEPPVVMLGLLRVRPEIRIEFSGLVVP from the coding sequence GTGATGGGACCGATCGGTCCGCGCCCTGCCGCGCAACGAGGAGGACACAGGATGCTCGTCGCACGTCGAACCGGTTTCTTGCTCCGGTCCGTGACCGGCGCTGCGCTTGGTCTGGCACTGCTGGCCGGCTCCGAGGCGGCGGCGCAGTCCACGGTGGAGTTCACCGTCTCCGGCACATCGACGGTCCGGGGATGGACCTGTTCGGTCAGCGGAACGGCAGACGTTGCCTCCGGTTCGTCCGCGCCGGCCCCCGGCTTCGATTCCGGGGTCCAGTCGGCCACGCTGACGGTTCAGGTAGCCGACTTCGAGTGCCCTGACGAAACGATGACCGAGCATCTCCAGGAAGCGATGAAGCCGGAGGAGTTCGCCGAGATCACCTTCGAGCTCGAGAGCTACGAGGCCTCCGGGGCCGGCGCCCAAGCCAGCGGCGCGCTCACCATCCATGACGTGACCACGCCGGTGACCTTCCCGATTTCGCTCACCCCGGCCGCATCGGGTGTCGAGATCGCCGGTGAGGTCACATTGGACATGACGACCTACGGCGTGGAACCGCCTGTCGTCATGCTCGGACTCCTGCGCGTTCGGCCGGAGATACGCATCGAGTTCAGCGGCCTCGTCGTTCCGTAG